A DNA window from Chloroflexota bacterium contains the following coding sequences:
- a CDS encoding sulfurtransferase TusA family protein, producing the protein MKADQKLNLEGLLCPIPIVKVSQAIKSLPVGGVLKATATDPGVLADIPAWAKSTGNEVLAMEREGKVITFFIKKLK; encoded by the coding sequence ATAAAGGCAGACCAAAAACTGAATTTGGAGGGACTGCTCTGCCCCATTCCAATAGTCAAGGTTAGTCAGGCGATAAAGAGTCTGCCCGTCGGCGGCGTACTGAAGGCCACAGCTACTGACCCAGGTGTGCTTGCCGACATACCTGCCTGGGCTAAGAGCACCGGCAACGAGGTCCTGGCTATGGAACGAGAGGGCAAGGTTATCACCTTCTTCATAAAGAAGCTGAAATGA